Proteins encoded within one genomic window of Mesorhizobium sp. AR10:
- a CDS encoding 2Fe-2S iron-sulfur cluster-binding protein codes for MTSFTITLANQGGAAFDVDHRKPLLQSLREQGVDLPYGCKYGGCITCAAKMLSGKVNQKAQRALNNRQINNGYIILCVARPMSDCTLEVGVESHDKLYRNPFLDPLAAHELKADIATPLEAKK; via the coding sequence ATGACCAGCTTCACCATCACTCTCGCCAACCAAGGCGGTGCGGCCTTTGACGTCGATCACCGCAAGCCTCTCTTGCAGAGCTTGCGCGAGCAGGGCGTGGACCTGCCCTACGGGTGCAAGTATGGCGGCTGCATTACCTGTGCGGCCAAGATGCTCAGCGGCAAAGTCAATCAAAAGGCGCAGCGGGCGCTGAACAACCGCCAGATCAACAATGGCTACATAATCCTCTGCGTTGCCCGCCCTATGAGCGACTGCACGCTGGAGGTCGGCGTTGAAAGCCACGACAAGCTCTATCGCAACCCTTTCCTTGATCCCTTGGCCGCACATGAATTGAAAGCCGACATTGCGACCCCGTTGGAAGCAAAGAAATGA
- a CDS encoding selenium-binding family protein: MTNHCCGPGYASPAEAMRAPREKLLYTIAIYTGTGIQKPDYLCTIDVDPESSTYSQVISRLQMPGIGDELHHMGWNACSSCHGDASMERKYLIVPGVRSTNLHIVDCGTDPRNPALFKVIDGAEIKTRTNLSAPHTVHCLGSDIIVSMLGDAQGNAPGGYLQLDKEFEIVGRWENSMGSIKFGYDFWYQPRHNVMVSSEWAAPNTFMPGFDLEEVGHLKYGREIHFWDFEKKEPKQTFYLGEDGLLPLEVRFHHNPDSSHGFVGAALSANIIHWWKDAAGDWQWEKVVDVGNEPHPEWPIPIPGVISVILLSMDDRYLYLCNWLHGDIRQYDISDPHNARLTGQVWMGGLLGRAPEVNGVKVTGGPQMIQLSLDGKRLYVTTSLFSTWDNQFYPEIRTNGGCMLMVNCDTENGGMEIDPLFVVDFGKEPNGPSRCHETRYPGGDCTSDIWV; the protein is encoded by the coding sequence ATGACCAATCATTGCTGTGGACCGGGCTATGCGTCTCCAGCCGAGGCGATGAGGGCACCTCGCGAAAAGCTGCTCTATACGATTGCCATCTACACCGGCACCGGCATTCAGAAGCCGGACTATTTGTGCACCATTGATGTCGACCCTGAGAGTTCGACCTACAGCCAGGTCATTTCACGTTTGCAAATGCCCGGTATTGGCGACGAGCTTCATCACATGGGCTGGAATGCCTGTTCGTCGTGCCATGGCGATGCGAGCATGGAGCGGAAATATCTGATTGTGCCCGGTGTGCGCTCGACCAACCTGCATATTGTCGATTGCGGTACCGATCCCCGCAATCCGGCACTGTTCAAGGTCATAGACGGCGCTGAAATCAAAACCAGGACCAATCTGTCGGCGCCGCACACAGTGCATTGCCTCGGCTCGGACATCATCGTTTCCATGCTTGGCGACGCTCAAGGCAATGCCCCCGGCGGCTATTTGCAACTCGATAAGGAGTTCGAGATTGTCGGCCGTTGGGAAAACTCCATGGGCAGTATCAAGTTTGGTTATGATTTCTGGTACCAGCCGCGACACAACGTAATGGTCAGCTCGGAATGGGCCGCGCCCAATACCTTCATGCCTGGCTTTGACCTCGAAGAGGTTGGCCATCTGAAGTATGGCCGGGAGATCCATTTCTGGGATTTCGAAAAGAAGGAGCCAAAGCAAACATTCTATCTCGGTGAAGATGGCCTGCTCCCGCTGGAAGTGCGATTCCATCACAATCCCGACAGCAGTCACGGCTTTGTTGGCGCGGCCCTTTCTGCAAACATCATCCATTGGTGGAAGGATGCGGCGGGTGATTGGCAATGGGAAAAAGTAGTCGATGTCGGCAATGAGCCGCATCCCGAATGGCCGATCCCGATACCCGGCGTGATCTCGGTCATTCTGCTCAGCATGGACGATAGATACCTCTATCTCTGCAACTGGTTGCATGGCGATATCCGCCAGTACGACATCTCGGACCCTCACAACGCCAGGCTCACCGGACAAGTGTGGATGGGTGGCCTTCTCGGCCGTGCGCCTGAGGTCAATGGCGTGAAAGTGACTGGCGGGCCGCAGATGATACAGCTCAGCCTCGACGGCAAGCGCCTTTATGTGACGACCTCACTCTTCTCGACCTGGGACAATCAGTTCTATCCGGAAATCCGCACCAATGGCGGATGCATGCTGATGGTCAATTGCGATACGGAAAACGGCGGCATGGAAATTGATCCGCTGTTTGTCGTCGATTTTGGCAAGGAGCCAAATGGACCAAGCCGCTGCCACGAAACCCGTTATCCCGGCGGTGATTGCACGAGTGACATCTGGGTATGA